One Faecalispora anaeroviscerum genomic window carries:
- a CDS encoding M50 family metallopeptidase: MVINVLLILFAVLLFGLIIFIHEFGHFFTAKLSGIRVNEFAIGMGPTLFHFQKGETQYSLRLLPIGGYCAMEGEDESSEDDRAFGNKPVWRRIIVVCAGAVMNILFGIVLMMVLLAQQPMFTSTTIAQFAENSALQKAGIQAGDQFYSIDGYRVYTDRDLSFSLATANPQSMDLTVVRKGEKLAFHNVKMNTRQNGDKQLMVLDFYVSGIERNPVTLIQKSAADTVSVVRMVWYSLVGLATGRFGLNDMAGPIGAADAISQAASMGLKEGILPAVNNIIMMMMMITVNLGVVNLLPLPALDGGRLIFLLIELVRRRPVNPKYEGWVHAAGFALLMTFMVIVTYSDILRLFTGKGLGA; the protein is encoded by the coding sequence ATGGTTATCAATGTCCTGCTTATTCTGTTTGCGGTGCTGTTATTTGGCCTGATCATTTTCATTCACGAATTTGGCCATTTTTTCACGGCAAAGCTTTCGGGGATCCGTGTTAATGAGTTTGCAATCGGTATGGGTCCCACATTATTTCATTTTCAAAAGGGAGAAACTCAATACTCTCTGCGTCTTTTGCCCATCGGAGGCTACTGCGCCATGGAGGGAGAGGACGAGAGCAGCGAGGATGACCGCGCGTTTGGCAATAAGCCTGTATGGAGACGGATTATTGTTGTCTGCGCCGGCGCGGTGATGAATATTCTGTTTGGTATTGTGCTGATGATGGTTTTGCTGGCACAGCAGCCAATGTTTACCTCCACTACCATTGCGCAGTTCGCGGAGAATTCCGCCTTGCAGAAGGCGGGCATTCAGGCCGGCGATCAGTTTTATTCTATCGACGGCTACCGCGTGTATACCGACCGCGACCTGAGTTTTTCCCTGGCTACGGCGAATCCGCAGTCTATGGATCTTACCGTGGTGCGAAAAGGAGAGAAGCTCGCGTTCCACAATGTGAAGATGAACACCCGCCAGAACGGCGATAAGCAGTTGATGGTGCTGGATTTCTATGTATCTGGCATTGAAAGGAACCCGGTTACGCTGATTCAGAAATCCGCCGCGGATACTGTTTCTGTGGTGCGCATGGTTTGGTACAGCTTGGTGGGGCTTGCGACAGGGCGGTTTGGCCTGAATGATATGGCCGGGCCTATCGGCGCTGCGGACGCGATTTCGCAGGCTGCCTCCATGGGTCTGAAAGAGGGAATCCTGCCTGCGGTCAACAATATTATCATGATGATGATGATGATTACCGTGAACCTTGGCGTTGTGAATCTGCTGCCTCTGCCGGCTCTGGACGGCGGACGGCTGATTTTCCTTTTGATCGAACTGGTGCGGCGCCGCCCGGTCAACCCCAAATACGAGGGGTGGGTACATGCGGCTGGCTTTGCGCTCCTCATGACCTTCATGGTCATTGTCACTTACAGTGATATTTTACGGCTCTTTACCGGAAAGGGACTGGGAGCATGA
- a CDS encoding 1-deoxy-D-xylulose-5-phosphate reductoisomerase: MNKKISLLGSTGSIGRQTLEVARMHGFSVCALAAHSNIKLLEEQIREFRPALAAVFDEKAARDLRERVRDLPVRVAAGMQGLCEAASIEEADIVCNAVVGMVGLLPTMAAVSAKKDVALANKETLVAGGALVMEAARENGVRILPVDSEHSAIFQCLQGCPHPSAVARLILTASGGPFFGKTREELEQVTPEQALRHPNWSMGAKVTIDSATMMNKGLEILEASWLFSMPVSQIDVVVHRESIVHSMIEYQDYSVLAQLGVPDMRIPIQYALTWPERLPSPVRRLSLTEIGTLSFYPPDEQAFPCLGLARQAAQRGGLVPAAMNGANEEAVKLFLSGRIPFLQIPQLVKAAMERQAAGQPETPQQVLTADQNARNFVLEHV, from the coding sequence ATGAATAAGAAAATTTCTTTACTGGGTTCCACCGGTTCCATTGGCCGGCAGACGTTGGAAGTAGCACGTATGCATGGGTTTTCGGTGTGCGCGCTTGCGGCTCACAGTAATATAAAGCTGCTTGAGGAGCAGATTCGTGAGTTCCGCCCGGCTTTGGCGGCGGTATTTGACGAAAAAGCCGCCCGTGATTTAAGGGAGCGCGTGCGCGATCTTCCGGTGCGCGTTGCCGCGGGAATGCAGGGGCTTTGTGAAGCGGCTTCCATTGAGGAAGCGGATATTGTTTGTAATGCGGTGGTGGGCATGGTAGGGCTTCTTCCTACCATGGCCGCCGTTTCTGCCAAAAAGGATGTTGCGCTCGCCAACAAAGAAACGCTGGTGGCTGGCGGCGCTCTTGTGATGGAGGCTGCGCGTGAAAACGGCGTGCGGATTCTTCCGGTAGACAGCGAGCATTCCGCGATTTTTCAGTGCCTGCAAGGCTGCCCTCATCCGTCGGCGGTGGCGAGGTTGATTCTTACCGCGTCCGGCGGGCCGTTCTTTGGTAAAACCCGTGAGGAGCTGGAGCAGGTTACTCCCGAGCAGGCGCTTCGCCACCCTAACTGGAGCATGGGCGCCAAGGTGACAATCGATTCCGCCACTATGATGAACAAGGGGCTGGAGATTCTCGAGGCCTCGTGGCTATTTTCGATGCCGGTTTCTCAAATTGACGTGGTGGTACACCGCGAAAGCATTGTTCACTCCATGATTGAATATCAGGATTATTCTGTTCTGGCACAGCTTGGCGTGCCGGATATGCGCATCCCGATTCAGTATGCGCTTACCTGGCCGGAGCGCTTGCCGTCGCCGGTGCGCCGCCTCAGCCTTACTGAGATTGGCACACTGTCGTTCTACCCGCCGGATGAACAGGCATTCCCGTGCCTTGGCCTTGCAAGGCAGGCCGCGCAGCGGGGTGGCTTAGTACCGGCTGCGATGAACGGCGCGAACGAAGAAGCGGTGAAGCTGTTCCTTTCGGGGCGCATCCCGTTTTTACAGATTCCACAGCTTGTCAAAGCTGCGATGGAGCGTCAGGCCGCCGGGCAGCCTGAAACGCCGCAGCAGGTGCTGACGGCGGACCAAAATGCACGGAATTTCGTTTTGGAACACGTGTAA
- a CDS encoding phosphatidate cytidylyltransferase: MKNRVMSGVVLVLFLAAIVVFNVRFPPALNLAVALISVLAVNELIQALGIAKQYVLVVPSLLFAAALFIVPAGLGTQTVYYVYTVVMFAALICFNSTISFHHLIVLYSMTLMIPTMLGTILGLREFDDRHGMFYVIIAIFSAWISDTGAFAAGSLWGKHKLCPKISPKKTIEGVVGGLVLNVVAMLVFGYVFQVFFYAYRVNVSYLSLLLIGIGGAVMSVLGDLSFSLIKRSCHIKDFGELIPGHGGILDRFDSVIFVSPFVYLLVQVLPVVVH, translated from the coding sequence TTGAAAAATCGAGTGATGTCCGGAGTCGTTCTGGTTCTGTTTCTGGCGGCGATCGTTGTGTTCAATGTTCGCTTTCCTCCCGCGTTGAATCTGGCGGTGGCTCTGATTTCGGTTCTGGCAGTCAACGAGTTGATTCAGGCGCTGGGAATCGCAAAGCAGTATGTTTTGGTGGTTCCGAGCCTGCTGTTTGCGGCGGCCTTATTTATTGTGCCGGCTGGTCTGGGAACGCAGACGGTGTATTATGTGTACACCGTGGTAATGTTTGCGGCGCTGATCTGCTTTAACAGTACGATTTCCTTCCATCATCTGATCGTGCTGTACAGCATGACTCTCATGATTCCCACGATGCTGGGAACGATTCTCGGCCTGAGGGAATTCGATGACAGGCACGGCATGTTTTATGTAATTATTGCGATTTTTTCCGCCTGGATTTCCGATACTGGCGCATTTGCCGCAGGCAGCCTTTGGGGAAAACACAAGCTTTGTCCCAAGATCAGCCCGAAAAAAACCATTGAGGGTGTTGTGGGCGGCCTTGTACTGAACGTAGTTGCCATGCTGGTGTTCGGGTATGTTTTTCAGGTGTTCTTTTACGCGTATCGGGTCAACGTGTCGTATCTCTCACTGTTGCTGATCGGTATCGGCGGCGCGGTGATGTCTGTGCTGGGTGATCTGAGCTTTTCTCTCATTAAGCGAAGCTGCCACATTAAAGATTTCGGGGAACTGATTCCCGGGCACGGCGGAATTTTGGACCGGTTTGATAGTGTGATCTTCGTATCCCCCTTTGTCTATCTTCTGGTTCAGGTACTGCCGGTCGTTGTACACTAA
- a CDS encoding isoprenyl transferase → MNHVSDQARPVMPRHLGIIMDGNGRWAKKRGLPRTAGHTAGAANFKKITRYCASIGIEYLTVYAFSTENWKRPSDEIEALMKIFQQYLEEALRDFLGENIRVKFIGDVSVFSENLQSLFARTEEVSADKTGMVLNIAMNYGGRAELTRAVRLLAEQVQKGTLLPEQITEGLISQHLYTAGQPDPDLVLRPSGENRISNFLLWQSAYTEYIVMDKLWPDFTTRDLDGALQEFSNRNRRFGGI, encoded by the coding sequence ATGAATCATGTTTCAGACCAGGCGCGGCCTGTAATGCCCCGGCATTTGGGCATCATTATGGACGGTAACGGCCGCTGGGCGAAAAAGAGGGGACTCCCTCGTACGGCCGGTCATACGGCCGGGGCGGCTAATTTTAAAAAGATTACCCGGTATTGTGCTTCCATCGGGATCGAATATCTGACGGTATACGCTTTTTCCACGGAAAACTGGAAGCGTCCGTCTGATGAAATTGAAGCGCTGATGAAGATTTTTCAGCAGTACCTGGAGGAAGCTCTGCGGGATTTTCTGGGGGAGAATATCCGTGTGAAGTTTATCGGGGATGTTTCCGTGTTTTCTGAAAATCTGCAAAGCCTGTTTGCTCGTACAGAAGAGGTATCCGCCGATAAAACGGGGATGGTTCTGAATATCGCGATGAATTACGGCGGTCGCGCGGAGCTGACCCGTGCGGTTCGTCTTTTGGCGGAGCAGGTGCAGAAGGGCACCCTTTTGCCGGAGCAGATTACAGAGGGTCTGATTTCACAGCATCTCTATACGGCCGGCCAACCGGACCCGGATCTGGTTCTGCGTCCCAGCGGGGAAAACCGCATTTCCAATTTTCTGTTATGGCAGTCGGCTTATACGGAATATATTGTTATGGATAAGCTTTGGCCGGATTTTACAACCCGAGACCTTGACGGTGCCTTGCAGGAGTTTTCAAATCGGAACAGGCGCTTTGGGGGGATTTAA
- the frr gene encoding ribosome recycling factor produces the protein MQEVLTQAEAKMKKTLSVLTSEFTTIRAGRANPAVLDKVMVDYYGTPTAVNQLAAISVSEARLLIIQPWDASSVRAIEKAILSSDLGINPQSDGKVIRLMFPQLTEERRRDLTKDISKMSEEAKVAVRSIRRDAIEKLKAKKKNSEISEDDLKLGEKKTQDLTDKYCKEVDVLFEKKQKEIMEI, from the coding sequence ATGCAAGAGGTACTGACCCAAGCGGAAGCCAAAATGAAGAAAACTCTTTCCGTGCTGACCAGTGAATTTACCACGATCCGGGCAGGCCGGGCCAACCCCGCTGTTCTGGATAAAGTAATGGTGGATTATTACGGCACCCCTACGGCAGTGAATCAGCTGGCGGCGATTTCTGTGTCGGAAGCGCGCCTTCTGATCATCCAGCCGTGGGACGCTTCTTCTGTTCGTGCGATTGAAAAGGCCATTCTCAGCTCCGATCTGGGCATTAACCCCCAGAGCGACGGAAAGGTGATCCGCCTGATGTTCCCGCAGCTGACTGAGGAACGCCGTCGTGATCTCACAAAGGATATTTCTAAAATGTCTGAAGAAGCCAAGGTGGCTGTGCGCTCCATTCGCCGCGATGCGATTGAAAAGCTTAAGGCCAAGAAAAAGAACTCTGAAATCTCCGAGGATGATCTCAAGCTGGGCGAGAAAAAAACACAGGATCTGACGGATAAGTACTGCAAGGAAGTTGATGTTCTGTTTGAAAAGAAGCAAAAAGAAATTATGGAGATATAA
- the pyrH gene encoding UMP kinase: MGCYELQPKYKRVLLKLSGESLAGGKEHGIDFDTVLKICAPIKACADLGVQIGIVVGGGNFWRGRSSGKMDRTRADHMGMLATVINALGVADALEQLGVPVRVQTAITMQQVAEPYIRNRAVRHLEKGRVVVFGCGTGNPFFSTDTAASLRAAEIDADIIMKATLVDGVYDSDPKLNEMAVKFDSLSFMDVLNKDLHVMDSTAATLCKDNDIPILVFSIADPNNILRAVCGEQIGTLVK, from the coding sequence ATGGGGTGTTATGAATTGCAACCTAAATATAAAAGAGTTCTGTTAAAGCTCAGCGGCGAGTCGCTGGCTGGCGGAAAAGAGCATGGTATTGATTTTGATACGGTGCTCAAGATTTGTGCGCCGATCAAGGCGTGCGCGGACTTAGGTGTTCAGATTGGCATCGTTGTGGGTGGCGGCAACTTCTGGCGCGGCCGCAGCAGCGGCAAGATGGATCGTACCAGAGCCGACCACATGGGAATGCTGGCAACGGTCATCAATGCGCTTGGCGTAGCGGATGCCCTTGAGCAGCTGGGGGTACCCGTACGGGTACAGACCGCAATCACCATGCAGCAGGTCGCGGAGCCTTATATTCGCAACCGTGCGGTGCGCCATCTGGAAAAGGGGCGTGTTGTGGTGTTCGGCTGCGGCACCGGAAATCCGTTTTTTTCTACCGATACGGCGGCTTCACTGCGCGCGGCCGAAATTGATGCCGACATCATTATGAAGGCCACTTTGGTGGACGGCGTGTACGACAGCGACCCCAAACTGAACGAAATGGCAGTAAAGTTCGATTCTCTTTCGTTTATGGATGTTCTGAATAAGGACCTGCATGTGATGGACAGTACAGCAGCTACCTTGTGCAAGGACAACGATATTCCGATTCTGGTATTCAGCATTGCAGACCCCAATAACATTCTGCGGGCTGTGTGCGGCGAGCAAATTGGAACGCTGGTAAAATAA
- the tsf gene encoding translation elongation factor Ts yields the protein MAFTAKDVAALREKTGCGMMDCKKALTESNGDMEAAVDILREKGLAAATKKSGRIAAEGMAYAQVNALGNVAVVVEINAETDFVAKNAEFQAFVKTVADTVEEQNPVDVEALQTLTAFGSDKKIDDLLKEKIQTIGENIKIRRFARMEGAVVSYVHANGRIGVIVKFGTSAEIAAKPEFQEYAKNIAMQIAAVNPSYLNEQAVPADVVEHEKKILTEQVINDGKPAAIAEKIVVGRLSKFFKDICLVDQIYVKDSDKTVQQYTDSVAKELGGEISIEAFARFEKGEGLEKKEDNFADEVASMVK from the coding sequence ATGGCTTTTACAGCAAAAGATGTAGCAGCGCTTCGCGAGAAGACTGGCTGCGGAATGATGGATTGTAAAAAAGCTTTGACAGAATCAAACGGCGATATGGAAGCTGCGGTTGATATTCTGAGAGAGAAAGGCTTGGCTGCCGCAACCAAGAAATCTGGCCGTATTGCAGCAGAAGGCATGGCGTATGCGCAGGTAAACGCCCTTGGAAATGTTGCTGTGGTGGTAGAAATAAATGCGGAAACCGATTTTGTAGCGAAAAATGCAGAGTTTCAGGCATTTGTTAAGACAGTAGCCGATACGGTGGAAGAGCAGAATCCGGTAGACGTTGAGGCGCTGCAGACCCTCACCGCTTTCGGCTCTGATAAGAAGATTGATGATCTTCTGAAAGAGAAGATTCAGACAATTGGCGAGAACATCAAGATTCGCCGCTTTGCCCGTATGGAAGGCGCCGTTGTGAGCTATGTGCATGCGAACGGCAGAATTGGCGTTATCGTAAAGTTTGGTACCTCTGCGGAAATTGCCGCGAAGCCTGAATTCCAGGAGTATGCCAAGAATATTGCGATGCAGATTGCTGCGGTAAATCCCTCCTACCTCAACGAGCAGGCTGTTCCGGCTGACGTTGTAGAGCATGAGAAGAAGATTTTGACCGAGCAGGTCATCAACGACGGTAAGCCCGCCGCAATCGCAGAGAAGATCGTTGTCGGCCGTCTGTCCAAGTTCTTTAAGGACATCTGCCTGGTTGATCAGATCTATGTGAAGGACAGCGACAAGACTGTTCAGCAGTATACCGATTCCGTAGCCAAGGAGCTTGGCGGCGAAATTAGCATCGAAGCATTTGCCCGTTTTGAGAAGGGCGAGGGTCTCGAGAAAAAAGAAGATAATTTTGCAGACGAAGTTGCCAGCATGGTGAAATAA
- the rpsB gene encoding 30S ribosomal protein S2 has protein sequence MAVVSMKQLLEAGVHFGHQTRRWNPKMAEYIFTERNGIYIIDLQKTVKKLEEAYNFVRTLSEEGKPVLFVGTKKQAQESVREEAERAGAYYVNARWLGGMLTNFRTIRRRIDRLNQLKTMEEDGTFELLPKKEVVKLRLQIEKLEKFLGGIKDMRQIPGALFIVDPRKERIAVAEAKKLGIPIVAIVDTNCDPDEIDYVIPGNDDAIRAVKLISATMANAIAEGREGRMGAAAAEEKEEA, from the coding sequence ATGGCAGTCGTATCTATGAAACAGCTTTTGGAGGCCGGTGTACATTTCGGTCACCAGACCAGAAGATGGAACCCCAAAATGGCGGAGTACATCTTTACCGAGCGTAACGGCATCTACATTATTGACCTGCAGAAGACCGTAAAGAAGCTCGAAGAGGCTTACAACTTTGTTCGCACTCTTTCTGAAGAGGGCAAGCCGGTGCTGTTTGTCGGCACAAAGAAGCAGGCTCAGGAATCTGTTCGTGAAGAAGCGGAGCGCGCAGGCGCTTATTATGTGAATGCCCGCTGGTTGGGCGGCATGCTCACCAACTTCCGCACCATTCGCCGCAGAATTGATCGCCTGAATCAGCTCAAAACAATGGAAGAAGACGGTACCTTTGAACTGCTCCCCAAGAAGGAAGTAGTAAAGCTCCGTTTGCAAATTGAAAAGCTCGAGAAATTCCTCGGCGGAATTAAAGATATGCGTCAGATCCCCGGTGCTTTGTTTATCGTTGATCCCCGCAAGGAGCGTATCGCGGTAGCAGAAGCGAAGAAGCTTGGCATCCCGATCGTTGCGATCGTTGATACCAACTGCGATCCCGATGAGATCGACTATGTCATCCCCGGCAATGACGATGCGATTCGTGCGGTCAAGCTGATTTCCGCTACGATGGCTAATGCGATTGCAGAGGGCCGTGAGGGCCGTATGGGCGCTGCAGCCGCGGAAGAAAAAGAAGAGGCGTAG
- a CDS encoding YlmC/YmxH family sporulation protein, translating to MTNCRMADMRNKEVISIKDGTRLGAVNDIEIELKTARISAIIIYGRLKWLGLLGREDDIVIRWEDIQIIGEETVLVDFSMPFRPKKRFGSGWFRT from the coding sequence ATGACGAACTGCAGAATGGCCGATATGAGGAACAAAGAGGTAATCAGCATTAAAGACGGCACCAGACTTGGCGCCGTAAATGACATTGAGATTGAGCTGAAAACAGCAAGAATCAGCGCGATTATCATTTATGGCCGGCTTAAGTGGCTGGGCCTTCTGGGTCGGGAAGACGATATCGTCATCCGCTGGGAGGACATTCAGATCATTGGGGAGGAAACAGTTTTGGTGGATTTCTCCATGCCGTTCCGCCCCAAAAAGCGATTTGGCAGCGGCTGGTTCCGCACCTGA
- the sigG gene encoding RNA polymerase sporulation sigma factor SigG — MQYNKVEICGVNTAKLKVLTEAEKQALLQKIKHGTPSERKKAREEMIGGNLKLVLSVIQRFTNRGENLDDLFQVGCIGLMKAIDNFNPDLEVRFSTYGVPMIIGEIRRYLRDNNSVRVSRSMRDTAYKAMQMKERMTAENGKEPTVNEIAKELGVQREEVVLALEAIVEPVSLYEPVFSDGNDTIYVMDQVGDKNDDNNWLDEIALKEAISDLSDREKRILSMRFFQGKTQMEVAGEIGISQAQVSRLEKGALDKIKKEI; from the coding sequence ATGCAGTATAATAAGGTGGAAATCTGCGGGGTAAACACAGCCAAGCTAAAGGTGCTGACTGAGGCCGAAAAGCAGGCGCTGCTCCAGAAGATTAAGCACGGAACACCCAGCGAACGAAAAAAAGCACGCGAAGAGATGATCGGCGGCAATTTAAAGCTGGTTTTGAGCGTCATTCAGCGCTTTACCAATCGGGGAGAAAACCTGGATGATCTGTTTCAGGTGGGGTGTATCGGGCTGATGAAGGCCATCGATAATTTTAATCCAGATCTGGAGGTTCGGTTTTCTACGTACGGCGTACCCATGATTATTGGCGAAATCCGGCGTTATCTGCGCGACAACAACAGCGTCCGTGTTAGTCGTTCCATGCGCGACACCGCCTATAAGGCGATGCAGATGAAGGAGCGAATGACGGCGGAAAACGGCAAAGAGCCTACCGTGAACGAAATCGCCAAGGAGCTCGGCGTGCAGCGCGAAGAGGTTGTTTTGGCTCTCGAAGCAATCGTTGAGCCTGTATCCCTGTATGAACCGGTTTTTTCCGACGGAAACGACACGATCTATGTGATGGATCAGGTGGGGGATAAAAACGACGACAACAACTGGCTGGACGAAATCGCGCTCAAGGAGGCCATCAGCGATTTGAGCGACCGGGAAAAGCGGATTCTCTCCATGCGCTTCTTCCAGGGGAAAACTCAGATGGAGGTCGCAGGAGAAATCGGCATCAGCCAGGCTCAGGTTTCGCGGCTGGAAAAGGGCGCGCTTGATAAAATCAAAAAAGAGATTTAA
- the sufC gene encoding Fe-S cluster assembly ATPase SufC, translating to MSHELLKVENLQVGVEDKVILDKLNLTIRSGETHVLMGPNGAGKSTLGNAIMGHPQYQICQGSIVFDGDDITNEPTDVRAKKGVFLSFQNPEEVPGIALGNFLRVSREAVTGEAPRILKFQKEMRSVMDSLEINQDYASRYLNVGFSGGEKKKSEILQMLMLNPKLAILDETDSGLDVDAVKIVSKGIRQFRNEKNSLLIITHNAKILDGLKVDYVHILVNGTIVHTGDSSLIQEINEKGFQFFEAGGVRN from the coding sequence ATGTCCCATGAATTACTGAAAGTAGAAAACCTGCAAGTGGGTGTTGAAGATAAGGTGATCCTGGACAAGCTGAATCTTACCATCCGCAGCGGCGAAACACATGTGCTGATGGGCCCCAACGGCGCGGGCAAATCCACCCTGGGTAATGCCATTATGGGTCATCCGCAATATCAAATCTGTCAGGGGAGCATCGTGTTCGACGGTGACGACATTACGAACGAGCCGACCGATGTGCGCGCAAAAAAGGGAGTTTTTCTCTCCTTCCAGAATCCCGAAGAGGTTCCAGGCATTGCGCTGGGTAACTTTCTGCGCGTGTCCCGTGAGGCGGTAACCGGAGAAGCACCCCGCATTCTGAAGTTTCAAAAGGAAATGAGAAGCGTGATGGATTCTCTGGAAATCAACCAGGATTACGCCTCGCGTTACCTGAACGTTGGTTTTTCCGGCGGCGAAAAGAAGAAGTCTGAGATTCTGCAAATGCTGATGTTGAACCCCAAGCTGGCGATTCTGGACGAAACAGACTCCGGCCTGGACGTTGATGCAGTAAAGATTGTTTCGAAGGGCATCCGCCAGTTTCGCAATGAAAAAAATTCCCTGCTGATTATTACGCATAACGCAAAGATTCTGGACGGCCTGAAGGTTGACTACGTTCACATTTTAGTAAACGGCACCATTGTGCATACCGGCGACAGCAGCCTAATTCAGGAAATCAATGAAAAGGGCTTCCAGTTTTTTGAAGCGGGAGGTGTCCGCAATTGA
- the sufB gene encoding Fe-S cluster assembly protein SufB, whose product MRAFEEEKTRVDDIDRTIYDVKDKVDAAFTVDSGLTPEIVNQISVEKKDPEWMRLFRQKSLRTYNEMPMPGWGPSLDGLDMDHIVTYVRPKTGMSSKWEQVPEDIKNTFERLGIPQAERLSLAGVGAQYDSEVVYHNVRAEVEEQGVVYTDIESALHGPYAEMIRKHFMKLVPPSDHKFAALHGAVWSGGSFVYVPEGVKLTIPLQSYFRLNAPGAGQFEHTLIIVEKNAYLHFIEGCSAPKYNVANLHAGCVELFIGENARLRYSTIENWSKNMYNLNTKRALVEKGGAIEWVSGSFGSNTSCLYPMSVLKGEGARTEFTGITFAGKGQTLDNGSKVIHAAPNTSSRISTKSISKGGGTCIYRSSVVITPEAAHSKSSVSCESLMLDSESRSDTIPVMDIQNDESDVGHEAKIGRISDTAIFYLMSRGLTEDDARSIIVSGFAEPIAKELPMEYAVEMNNLIKLEMSGSIG is encoded by the coding sequence TTGAGAGCCTTTGAGGAAGAAAAAACAAGGGTTGACGACATAGACAGAACCATCTACGACGTAAAAGACAAGGTCGATGCCGCGTTCACCGTCGATTCGGGCTTGACACCGGAAATCGTAAACCAGATTTCTGTTGAGAAAAAGGATCCGGAATGGATGCGCCTGTTCCGCCAGAAGTCACTGCGCACTTATAATGAAATGCCAATGCCCGGCTGGGGACCCTCCCTTGACGGTTTGGACATGGATCACATTGTGACCTATGTGCGCCCGAAAACTGGCATGAGCAGCAAATGGGAGCAAGTTCCCGAGGACATTAAAAACACGTTTGAGCGCCTTGGCATTCCTCAGGCGGAGCGCCTTTCACTCGCGGGCGTCGGTGCCCAGTACGATTCGGAGGTCGTGTACCACAATGTGCGCGCTGAGGTGGAGGAGCAGGGCGTTGTTTATACCGATATTGAAAGCGCACTGCACGGCCCGTACGCCGAAATGATCCGCAAGCACTTTATGAAGCTGGTCCCCCCCAGTGACCATAAATTTGCCGCACTGCACGGCGCGGTGTGGTCCGGCGGCTCGTTCGTTTACGTTCCCGAAGGCGTAAAGCTGACGATTCCGCTGCAATCGTACTTCCGCTTGAACGCGCCGGGCGCCGGCCAATTCGAGCACACCCTGATTATTGTAGAAAAAAATGCATACCTGCATTTCATCGAGGGCTGTTCCGCCCCGAAATATAATGTGGCCAACCTGCACGCCGGCTGCGTGGAGCTGTTTATTGGCGAGAATGCGCGCCTGCGCTACTCCACCATTGAGAACTGGTCGAAGAACATGTACAACCTGAACACCAAGCGCGCACTGGTTGAAAAGGGCGGCGCGATTGAATGGGTTTCGGGCTCGTTCGGCTCCAACACCTCCTGCCTGTACCCCATGAGCGTGTTAAAGGGTGAGGGTGCGCGCACCGAATTCACCGGCATCACCTTCGCCGGCAAGGGTCAGACCCTCGACAACGGCTCCAAGGTCATTCATGCCGCGCCGAACACCAGCTCGCGCATCAGCACCAAATCAATCTCCAAGGGTGGCGGAACCTGTATTTACCGCAGCAGCGTGGTAATCACACCCGAAGCGGCGCACAGCAAATCCTCCGTTTCCTGTGAATCCCTGATGCTGGATTCTGAATCCCGTTCCGATACGATTCCGGTGATGGACATTCAAAACGACGAGTCCGACGTAGGCCATGAGGCAAAAATCGGCAGGATCAGTGACACCGCGATCTTCTACCTGATGAGCCGCGGCCTGACCGAAGACGACGCGCGTTCCATTATTGTCAGCGGCTTTGCGGAGCCAATCGCCAAGGAACTGCCGATGGAATACGCCGTGGAAATGAATAACCTGATCAAGCTCGAAATGAGCGGCAGCATCGGATGA